In Comamonas koreensis, the genomic stretch GGCCGTGCACCACCTGCATGCGGGCCTGCAGGCCAAAGCGCTCGGCGTTGCTGCGGATATTGGCCACGCGCGTGGCATGCTGCTCAATGCTGGTGGCCAGGCCACCGGCCAGGCACCATTCGACGGCGACCGAGCCGGAGCCGCCGCCAATGTCCCAGAGCCGCTCCCCGCGCCGGGGGGCCAGCGTGGCCAGGGTCAGCGCACGCGCAGGCGCCTTGGTGATCTGGCCGTCGTGGGCATACCAGTCGTCGGGCCTGCCGGGCACCGCTGGCAGCGCAGCGCCGCCTTGGGCGATCAAGGCCACGGTCACCGGCGCCTGCGCCGGGTCGGCCTGCAGCGCAGCGGCGGCCGCATCGGCGCGCAGCATGCGGCAGCGCTCGCGCGGGCCGCCCACCGCTTCCATCACCCACAAGGGGCTTTGGCCCCAGCCTTCGTGGCTGAGCCAATCGGCCAACTGCACGACGGCCGCGCCATCGCGCAGCAAGGTGATCAGCTGGCGGCCAGGGGCCAGGCGGGGCAGCAGCTGCGCAATCGGGCTGGCATGCAGACCCAGGCAGTCGCAGGCTTCCAGCCGCCAGCCCAGGCGGGCGGCAACCAGTGAAAATGTCGAGGGCTGGGCATGGCAGCGCCATTCCTCAGGCGACAAGTGCGCCGCCAGGCTGCCGCCCACGCCATACCAGAAGGGGTCGCCCGAGGCGAGCACCACCACCGGCCGGCCGCGCGCGGCCAGCACCGGGGCCACATCAAAAGGCTGGGGCCAGGGGCGGCCGCGCGCATCGATGGCGGCTAGCTGCAGATGGCGGGGGCCACCAAATACCAGCTCGGCCTGGTCCAATGCGTCTTTGGCTGCAGCGCTCAGGCCTGACAATCCATCCTCGTTCAACCCTATCAATGTCAACCACGGATCAGCCATGACGCATGTTCTCCTGCTGGGCGGCACCAGCGGCGCCAGCGAGTTGGCCCAGGCCCTGCACCAGGCGGGTGTGCGCGCCTGCTTCTCGTATGCCGGCGTCACCCAGCAACCCCTGGCCCAGCCCCTGCCCACGCGCAGCGGCGGCTTTGGCGGGCCCGAAGGCCTGGCCGCCTTTATCCGCGCCCAGGGCATCAGCCATGTGCTGGATGCCACCCACCCCTTTGCCGCGCAGATGAGCCGCCATGCCTGCGCGGCCTGCGCCGCCACCGGCACGCCCTTGCTGGCGCTGGAGCGCGCGCCCTGGCAGGCGCAGCCCGGCGACCGCTGGACGGAAGTGGCCAGCATGGCCGATGCCGCCAGCGCGCTGCCCCAGGCGCCCAGCCGGGTGTTTCTGGCCGTGGGGCGCAAACAGCTCGATGCCTTTGCCCCCAACCCGCAGCACCACTACCTGCTGCGCCTGGTTGATGCACCTGTGCCCGGCAGCTTGCCGCTGCCCCGGCACACCGTGGTGCTGGGCCGGGGCCCTTTTGGCATGCAGGACGACCTGGCCTTGCTGCAGCAGCAGCGCATCGCCTGGCTGGTGGCCAAGAATGCCGGTGGCGCCGCCACGCGCGGCAAGATCGATGCCGCCCGTGCGCTGGGCTTGCCGGTCGTAATGGTGCAGCGCCCGGTGCTGCCCTTGCGGCCGCGCACGGAAAGCGTTGCGGATGTGCTGCATTGGCTGCGTCATGGCGCGTTGCCATCCACTGCGCCGTAGTAGCGCGGCGTGTAGGTGTAGCGGCCCACGCGGCGGGTGAGGCGGTTGCCCACCAGCACGACGGTGCGCATGTCGGCCATCTCGGGCTGGGCATCGGCCAGGCTGCAGACCTGCAGCGATTCCTCGGGCGTGGAGACGGCGCGGGCAAAAATCAGCAGACGCTCGGGCTCGCAATGCTGGCGCAGCAAGGCCAACAGGCGGTTGAATCCTTCGGGCCGGCTGTGCGAGCGCGGGTTGTAGAAGGCCATCGCAAAATCGGCTTTTGCCGCCAGTTCCACCCGGCGGGCAATCACCGGCCAAGGCTTGAGGTTGTCCGACAGGTTGATGCAGCAAAAATCATGGCCCAGCGGCGCGCCTGCGCGGGCGGCAGCGGCGAGCATCGCGGTAACGCCAGGCAAGACCTGCACGTCCAGTGCCAGCCAGTCCTGCGCTTGTGGTCCCTCAGCGCTTTCGATGGCTTCAAACACCGCCGATGCCATTGCGAACACGCCCGGGTCACCAGACGACACCACCACGACCTGCCGGCCTTGGGCGGCCAACTCCAGCGCCTGCCGGGCGCGGTCGAGCTCCACCCGGTTGTCCGAGGCGAGCCATTGCGGCTCGCGGCTGCCAGCGGCTGCGCTCTGCGCCACCAAGGCCTGCGCCCGCGCCACGTAGGGGAAGTAGCCCACGACATCGTCGGCGGCCAGCAAGGCCTGCAGCACCGCAGGCGTGATCTGGTCCAGGTCGCCCGGGCCCAGGCCGGCAATGGTCAGTTGGCCGCTGCTTACCATGCGGCCTCCGGGCGGCGGCCCTGGCCGTGCACCAGCACGATCGCGAAATAGGGGCAAACCTCGTCGCCCACGTCACTGAGGCGGGCGACCTGCTGCTGGTCGGTGGTGCCGTTTTGCACCAGCCAGGCGGCGTCGGCGCGGCCCGCGCGGGCGAGCGCGCGGCGGATGCGCGGCAGGTTGCGGCCCACCTTCATCACCACCAGCGCATCGGCCGTGTCCATGCGGCGCACCAGCTCGTCTTCGGACAAGGTGCCGGTCATGACGCTCAGCACATCGTCGCCCCAGGTGATGGGCTCACCGGTGGCATGCCAGCAGCCCACCATGCCGGGG encodes the following:
- the cbiE gene encoding precorrin-6y C5,15-methyltransferase (decarboxylating) subunit CbiE — encoded protein: MADPWLTLIGLNEDGLSGLSAAAKDALDQAELVFGGPRHLQLAAIDARGRPWPQPFDVAPVLAARGRPVVVLASGDPFWYGVGGSLAAHLSPEEWRCHAQPSTFSLVAARLGWRLEACDCLGLHASPIAQLLPRLAPGRQLITLLRDGAAVVQLADWLSHEGWGQSPLWVMEAVGGPRERCRMLRADAAAAALQADPAQAPVTVALIAQGGAALPAVPGRPDDWYAHDGQITKAPARALTLATLAPRRGERLWDIGGGSGSVAVEWCLAGGLATSIEQHATRVANIRSNAERFGLQARMQVVHGLAPEALQDLPAPQAVFVGGGFDAALFAALRAHMPPGCRLVVNAVTLETQALLVQLHGELGGQLLQLELSSAAALGRMRSWKAARPLVQWSWQV
- a CDS encoding cobalt-precorrin-6A reductase, with amino-acid sequence MTHVLLLGGTSGASELAQALHQAGVRACFSYAGVTQQPLAQPLPTRSGGFGGPEGLAAFIRAQGISHVLDATHPFAAQMSRHACAACAATGTPLLALERAPWQAQPGDRWTEVASMADAASALPQAPSRVFLAVGRKQLDAFAPNPQHHYLLRLVDAPVPGSLPLPRHTVVLGRGPFGMQDDLALLQQQRIAWLVAKNAGGAATRGKIDAARALGLPVVMVQRPVLPLRPRTESVADVLHWLRHGALPSTAP
- the cobJ gene encoding precorrin-3B C(17)-methyltransferase → MVSSGQLTIAGLGPGDLDQITPAVLQALLAADDVVGYFPYVARAQALVAQSAAAGSREPQWLASDNRVELDRARQALELAAQGRQVVVVSSGDPGVFAMASAVFEAIESAEGPQAQDWLALDVQVLPGVTAMLAAAARAGAPLGHDFCCINLSDNLKPWPVIARRVELAAKADFAMAFYNPRSHSRPEGFNRLLALLRQHCEPERLLIFARAVSTPEESLQVCSLADAQPEMADMRTVVLVGNRLTRRVGRYTYTPRYYGAVDGNAP